In Janthinobacterium agaricidamnosum NBRC 102515 = DSM 9628, the DNA window CGGGTCTTGCCTTTGGCGCCGCTGTGGACGTCGGCCACGCCCGGCACTTCCGCATCGGGCGAATTGATCAATTGCCAGGTGGTGGCCGATTCGGTGACCGGATCGACCGGCACGCTGCGAAAATAATGATGGGTCACCAGGTCGGCCAGCGCAGCCGGATATTCGCCCTTGTCGGCATAAAATTTGTCGATGCCGCTGCGCAGCACTTGCAGGTTTTCCCTCAGCGCGACTTCCTTCGACTTTTCGACCGAGCCGAAATAACGCGGCAGGGCGATGGTCAGCAGCAGCGAAATAATGGCCAGCACCACCAGCAGTTCGATCAGCGTAAAACCGCGGCGTCCGGGTTTGTGCATAGCGCTCACCATTGTTTCAAGGGCACGCCGTTCAAGCCGACGATGTTCGAGCGCGAGCTGATATCGAACACGTCTTCGCCCTCGGCCGGATTGTCGGGCGGCGACGCATACGCGCGCCTGGCCCAGGTATCGGCCGCGCTGCCGCTACCCTGCGGCTGGAACGGGTCGCGCGGCAAGCGCCGCAGGAAATAAATATTCTGCTTGCGCTGGCTGCGCTGGTCGGGCACGCCCTCGACCAGTTCTTCCAGCTTTTTCGGGAAGCCGGAATCGCCGATATTGAGCTTGATGCGGCCATTGTCGGCGGCGCGCTTGTAGGCGTCGATCGCTTCGCGGATCTCGATCAACGCCGTGCGCAGTTCATGTTCCTTGCCGCGCTGCGCGGCCACCTGAACCAGCGGCACCGCCACCGCCGCCAGCGTGCCCATGATCGCCAGCGTGATCATCAGTTCGATGAAGGTAAAGCCGCGCGGTTTCAAGCAAGCGATCCCGTTCACTGGCCGCCTTTCCTGGCCGCGTCGGCCGGCGCCGGCGGGGGCGGAGAGGGAGCCAGGTCGGCGCCGCCGGTCATCGGCGATTCCAGCCGTGGCGGCGCGCTGCCGCCATCCTGCGCCGGTTCGGCGCCGCCTATCGTGCCGCGTCCGCCGGCGTTCGATTCGGTGCCGGAATTGAATTCGGCGGTCGCCAGGTCCGGCCGGCGGATGCTGCGCAGCAGCCGCGGCGTGATCGACAGCACGATCTCGTTGCGCGAGGTATCGTCCTTCTGGCTGCCGAACAGGCGGCTCAATACCGGCAGTTCGCCGATGCCCGGCACCTTGTTGGCGCTGCTGCGGTCTTCGTCGCTGATCAGGCCGGCCAGCACCTGGGTTTCGCCGTCGCGCAGGCGCAGCACGGTCGACGCGCTGCGCGTGCCGATCTGGTACGCCTGGGTGCCCGACTTGCTGACCAGGTCCTTGACCACGTTGCTCACTTCCAGGTTGACCTTGATCGCGACCTCGTCGTCGAGGTAGATATTCGGTTCGACGTCGAGCTTCAGGCCGACGTCGATATAGTTGACGCTGTCCGAGCTGACGCCATTGTTGGTGGTGACGGTGATCACCGGCACCCGGTCGCCGATCAGTATCTTGGCTTTTTCCTTGTTGCGCACGCGGATGCGCGGGTTGGCCAGGATATTGCTGTCGGTATCGGTCTTATTGGCGTTCAAGACCACGTTGCCGATGCCGAGCTTGATATTGTCGCCGCGGATATGGCGCAGGTCATCCACCTTCAGGTTGCTCAGGCCGAAACTGTCGGGGGTGCCGGCCAGCGTCAGCGTGGCCTGTTCCGGCCAGCGGATGCCCAGTTCCATCAGGCGCGTGCGTTTGACTTCCAGCACTTCGACTTCCAGCATCACTTCCGGATCGGCCAGGTCTTGCACGTTGATGATGCGTTCGGCCATGCGTATCATTTCCGGTGTGTCGCGCATCATGATGATGCCCAGCCGTTCATCGGTGACGATGTCCTTGACCCGCAGCAGCGTCTTGATCGAGAACGCCACCGTCTTGACGTCGGCGTTGGCCAGGAAGAAAGTGCGCACCACCAGCTGCTGGTAGTCCTTGACCTTTTGCGGCGTGTTCGGATAGATCGTGATCGACTTTTCATTGCTGACGCTTTGCTCCAGCTGGTTGGCGCCCAGCAGCAAGCCGATGGCGTCTTCGATGCTGGTGTCGCGCACCGAAATCGTGGCGCGCAAATTCGGATCGACCTCCTTGTCGAACACGAAGTTCAAGCCCGACACCTTGCCGATGAAATCGAACACCGAGCGCAGCGGCGCGTCGCGGAATTCCAGCGTGACGGGTTTGCGGTACGCCGCCGCCAGCCTGCCATTCGGCGGATTCGACTTGGCCTGGGCCTCGCCGATGCGGCTTTTCAAGGCCAGCGCATCGCGCTGGCTGGGCCGCTCCAGCAGCACCTGGCGCAGCGTTTCCTGGGCCTGCGCGAGATTCGCGGCGCCGCCGCGCTGATAGACGGCGCCGGCCTCGGCCACGATGCGCTGGTGGCGCCGGTCCTGTGCCAGCGCCGCCAATCCCTGCTGGGCCACCGCGTTGTTCGGGTCGATGGCCAGCGACTGCCGGTAAAACTGTTCGGCTTCGCTGTTGTTGGCTTGCTGGCGCATGCTATCGGCGCGGCTGTTAAAACCATTCACCAGGCGCATCTTGCGGTTGGTCAGCGCGATGCGGAACTGCGCATTGTCCGGCTCCGCGCGCAGCGCCTGCTCCAGCTTGGCCAGGCCCTGTTCGTTTTTGCCTTCGTCGAGCAGCGCATTGCCTTCCTTGAACGCCTGGCTGGCGGCGCAGGCGCTCAGCAAGACACTGAGCGCCACGATGGCCAGGCGGTTCGATGCGGTTCGGTTCAATTCAAGTCCCCTACGACTAAAGATTGTTTTTGCTTGAGCGGCAGGTAAGTGAAGCTCAAGGTGTCGCCGGCGGCGTTGTCGAACAGATAGTTGTCGTCGATTTTTTCGCCGACGCGGGCCACCACGTTGCGGCCGTCCACTTGCAGGAAATAGGCGGTCTTGCCGTCATCGACAAACCGGCCGAGGAAGCGGAACGGCAGCGGCGGCGCGCCTGCGTTCGCATTGGATGGCGCTGCGCCGCCTGGCTGCGCCAGTTGTTGCGACAAGACTTTTTTGGGCGCCTCGGACTGCCAGCTCTGTTTGGCGAACAGATTGCCCAGATCGTCCTCATCCTCGCGGCGCGGATGGATGGCCAGGTCGATGCCGGCCGGCCGGGCCAACGCGGTGGCGAGCGCCTGTGGCGCGGCCGCTGGCGCTGCGCGCGTGGTGGCGGCGGCCGGCGCCACCACGCTGTTCTCGTCGTCCGGCGCAAAATAAGCGGCCAGCAGCGTGGCGATTGCGGCGGCGCCCAGCACGATCTTTTTCATGGCCGCCCCCGCGCTTTCTTGACCAGCAAGATGAATTGAATCCGCGCCTCGACATCGCCGGCCTCGATCTGTTCGCGCTTGAAGATGACCGAGTCGAGCGTCAGCGTCGGCAGCGCTTGCAGTGCGTTGACGATGAACGCCTGCAGGTTGGCATATTCAGCCTTGACCGGCAGCGTGATCTGGTAGCGCAGGAAGGCGGCATTGGTTTCCGGCTGCGCCTTGTACTCGGCCTTGACCAGCATGACGTCGCTTTTTTGCGCCACCTCGACCAGGTCTTTCAACTGCCCGGGAATGCTCTCATGGTCCGGCAGGTAGGCGTAAAACGCCGCCAGCCCTTCAGCGTCGCCGGGCGGCGCGGCCACCGGCGCGGCGGCCGCCGCCTTGCTTGCCTCGGCCAGCTGTGCCTGCAGCAGGTGCTGGCGCCTGAGCAGGCTGCCGCTTTGCTGCAGCGCCAGGCCGGCCACGGCCAGGCAAGCCAGCCCGGCAGCGGCGGCCCAGCCCAGCCGGCGCCACAGGCGGCGCATTTCCCACGACAGGCGCGGCCCCAGGTTGGCCGGCAGGCGCACCGACTTTATTGCCGCCATTGCGCCTCCATTTGGAAACGGTAAGGGTGGTCCGGCGCCGTCATATTCATTTCATGCTTGACCAGGTACACCGATTGGAACAGCGGCTGTTCATTTAAAAACGCCAGGTAATTGATCATGTCTTGCGCGGTTTCCGCTTCGGCGGCGATTTTCAAGGCGCCGCCGGCCTTGCCGCCGTCATTTTCGGTGCCATTTCCTTGATTATTCATGTCCAGCCCGAGCAGCGCCACCCGCACGTCGCGCGGCGCCTGCACCGTCTTGATCAGGCGCGTCACCGGCAAGTTCAGCTGGCGCACCGCGTCGGCCACCAGCTTCAGCTGCAAGTCCTGTTCGCGCTGCTGGCTGGCCGACAGCGGCACGCGCTGCACCGGGCGCGGCCGCGCTTGGACCAATTGCGTTTCCAGTTTGCGCACCGCCTGCAGCTGCACCATCCAGTGCAGCGCGGCCGGTATGCAGACGACCAGGCCGGCGGCCAGCACGGCCAGCCGCCAGCCGGAAGCGCCGCCGCCGCGGCGCAGGAAATCGAGCGTGCTCAAGCCCATGCCGATTCCCTGATCAAATGGGCCAGCGGTGCGGCCGCGTGGCGGAAGCCGGACGGCAAGACCGTCGATGCCGGCGCGGCGCCGCTCACATCGATCACCAGCACATCCTGGATCTGGGCCAGTGCCGGCGTGCGCAAGGTCCAGCGCCGCCACGCCTGCTGCAATTCGGTGTGCCACGCGGCCGGGCAGGGTTGCGACTGCAGCGCCGTGATGCGGCCGCTGGCCACGGCGGCGATGACCAGCCGGCCCGCTTCGATGACGGCAAACGCTTGCGGCTGCTTGGCGGCGATGGCGCGGCCGGCCACGCTGACCACCGGCTCGACGGCGCGCAAGATGTGGCCATGCTCTGCCGCCGCCGCTTGCAGCGCCTGCCGCAATTCGCTGTCGATGCCGCACACCAGGCGCGGCTGGCCGTACGGCGCATCGTCGGCGACGATGGCCCAGCCGCGCGCCTCGTCGCCGTATAGCGCGGCCAGCTGGGTCTGCAGGAAACGTGCCGCAGCGCTGTCCGACAGCAGCGCATCGCTCCACGGCACCAGCGCCATGCGGCACCAGCGGCTCGACAGGCTGACCGACAGCGGCGGCCTGGCGCCGCCAGGCTGCAGCTGCGCCAGGTGTTGCAGGTGTCGGGTCAACGCCGCCAGCGACACCTGCCAGTGGCCGCCGGGATTGTCGATCGCCGTCGCGAACGCGCTGCCGGAGACCAGCTTGCCGCCCCGGTACAGCACGCCGCTCAACTGTTGCGGCGCCAGATGCAGGCTCAGGACGGGCCGAAAAAACTGCTTAATAAGTGACACGGTTCAGCTCCGTCAACGTGGTTTCGCCCAGCCGCACCAGGTCCAGCCCGGCGTCGCGCGCCAGCCGGAAACCCATCTTGGCGGCTTCTTCCTTCATATGGCTGACGGGCGCGCGGGTGCAGATCATTTCGCGCATCGCATCGTTCAGGATCAGCACTTCGGCGACCGCTTTGCGGCCCTTGTAGCCGGTGCCCCGGCAATGGCCGCAGCCTTTGCCGGCCTTGAAGCGCCAGCCCCGCACCTGGCCGGGATCGAGTC includes these proteins:
- a CDS encoding type II secretion system protein; the encoded protein is MNGIACLKPRGFTFIELMITLAIMGTLAAVAVPLVQVAAQRGKEHELRTALIEIREAIDAYKRAADNGRIKLNIGDSGFPKKLEELVEGVPDQRSQRKQNIYFLRRLPRDPFQPQGSGSAADTWARRAYASPPDNPAEGEDVFDISSRSNIVGLNGVPLKQW
- a CDS encoding secretin and TonB N-terminal domain-containing protein, with the translated sequence MNRTASNRLAIVALSVLLSACAASQAFKEGNALLDEGKNEQGLAKLEQALRAEPDNAQFRIALTNRKMRLVNGFNSRADSMRQQANNSEAEQFYRQSLAIDPNNAVAQQGLAALAQDRRHQRIVAEAGAVYQRGGAANLAQAQETLRQVLLERPSQRDALALKSRIGEAQAKSNPPNGRLAAAYRKPVTLEFRDAPLRSVFDFIGKVSGLNFVFDKEVDPNLRATISVRDTSIEDAIGLLLGANQLEQSVSNEKSITIYPNTPQKVKDYQQLVVRTFFLANADVKTVAFSIKTLLRVKDIVTDERLGIIMMRDTPEMIRMAERIINVQDLADPEVMLEVEVLEVKRTRLMELGIRWPEQATLTLAGTPDSFGLSNLKVDDLRHIRGDNIKLGIGNVVLNANKTDTDSNILANPRIRVRNKEKAKILIGDRVPVITVTTNNGVSSDSVNYIDVGLKLDVEPNIYLDDEVAIKVNLEVSNVVKDLVSKSGTQAYQIGTRSASTVLRLRDGETQVLAGLISDEDRSSANKVPGIGELPVLSRLFGSQKDDTSRNEIVLSITPRLLRSIRRPDLATAEFNSGTESNAGGRGTIGGAEPAQDGGSAPPRLESPMTGGADLAPSPPPPAPADAARKGGQ
- a CDS encoding type II secretion system protein, with the protein product MHKPGRRGFTLIELLVVLAIISLLLTIALPRYFGSVEKSKEVALRENLQVLRSGIDKFYADKGEYPAALADLVTHHYFRSVPVDPVTESATTWQLINSPDAEVPGVADVHSGAKGKTRDGVPYDQL